A stretch of Christensenellaceae bacterium DNA encodes these proteins:
- a CDS encoding methyltransferase: protein MKMETNKILCGDALAILKSLPADSINCCVTSPPYYGLRDYGIDGQIGLEQTPGAYIDRLTEVFHEVQRVLTPDGTLWLNIGDCYAGSGKGAGDWDRKDHSTSKHRYLYSLDNPATHLPKKWPDIKPKDMLGIPWALAFSLRSDGWYLRSDIIWHKPNCMPHPVKDRPVNSYEHVFLLAKSKKYFFDYTALEVPLAPGSAERYQRGFYSTKYVSPSGNVPGQSPQAITLPREGGPAPATRRGRDVWTIGTNNYRAAHFATYPAALVKPCILAGCPQNGIVLDPFFGAGTTGVAALELGRQYLGIELNPAFCKIAEQRLNERSEASC from the coding sequence TTGAAAATGGAGACTAACAAAATTTTATGCGGCGATGCGCTGGCGATTTTGAAAAGCCTTCCTGCCGATAGTATAAATTGCTGCGTCACCAGTCCTCCCTATTATGGGCTGCGGGATTATGGCATAGACGGGCAAATCGGCCTCGAGCAAACGCCGGGTGCATATATCGACAGATTGACGGAGGTTTTCCATGAGGTGCAGCGCGTTCTCACGCCTGATGGAACATTATGGCTGAATATCGGTGATTGCTATGCGGGCAGCGGTAAAGGCGCAGGCGATTGGGATAGAAAAGATCATTCGACCAGCAAACATCGCTATCTCTACTCTTTGGACAATCCGGCAACCCATCTCCCGAAAAAGTGGCCGGATATAAAGCCGAAGGATATGCTGGGCATACCGTGGGCGCTGGCCTTTTCTCTGCGATCTGATGGTTGGTATCTGCGCAGCGACATCATCTGGCACAAACCCAACTGTATGCCCCATCCGGTGAAAGACAGGCCGGTAAACAGCTATGAGCATGTTTTTTTACTGGCAAAATCAAAGAAATACTTTTTCGATTACACCGCACTGGAAGTTCCTCTCGCGCCCGGAAGCGCCGAGAGATACCAGCGCGGTTTTTATTCGACGAAATATGTTTCTCCATCCGGCAATGTGCCGGGGCAATCCCCGCAGGCCATCACCCTTCCAAGAGAAGGCGGTCCCGCACCGGCTACACGGCGCGGGCGCGATGTCTGGACGATTGGCACAAACAACTATCGTGCTGCCCACTTTGCCACCTATCCGGCTGCATTGGTAAAACCCTGTATTTTAGCAGGCTGCCCGCAGAATGGAATTGTGCTGGATCCTTTCTTTGGAGCCGGTACAACCGGAGTGGCCGCGTTGGAGCTGGGCAGGCAATATCTCGGAATTGAATTAAATCCCGCTTTTTGCAAAATTGCAGAACAGCGGCTAAATGAAAGGAGTGAAGCATCATGTTAG
- a CDS encoding conjugative transfer protein has protein sequence MSFFASAIDTLQILVVALGAGLGAWGVINLLEGYGNDNPGAKSQGMKQLMAGGGIAVVGLTLIPLLAGLF, from the coding sequence ATGAGTTTTTTTGCATCCGCGATTGATACTTTGCAGATTTTGGTTGTGGCGCTGGGCGCTGGCTTGGGTGCTTGGGGCGTTATCAATTTGCTGGAGGGCTATGGCAACGACAATCCCGGGGCCAAGTCGCAGGGCATGAAGCAACTGATGGCCGGTGGTGGAATTGCAGTGGTTGGGCTGACGCTGATTCCTCTCTTGGCAGGCTTGTTCTAA
- a CDS encoding adenine methylase, with protein sequence MPENKKYGIIYADPPWRYNMSRGSGVAENHYPTMSLEEICALPIADMAAKDSVLFLWATFPQLKEALRVIDAWGFKYKTLAFLWLKQNRKADTWFYGMGFWTRSNAEVCLLATRGHPKRQSTRIHQFVISHIEEHSKKPAVVRDKIVQLVGDQPRVELFARQKTPGWDVWGNEVESDIALPSHMEGGR encoded by the coding sequence ATGCCGGAAAACAAAAAATACGGGATAATCTATGCCGACCCGCCGTGGCGCTATAATATGAGCCGCGGCAGCGGTGTTGCCGAAAATCATTACCCTACGATGTCTCTTGAAGAAATTTGCGCGCTACCTATTGCGGATATGGCCGCCAAGGATAGCGTGCTTTTTCTTTGGGCAACCTTTCCCCAATTAAAGGAGGCGCTTCGGGTAATTGACGCATGGGGCTTCAAGTATAAAACGCTGGCTTTTCTATGGTTGAAGCAAAATCGCAAAGCCGATACATGGTTTTACGGCATGGGATTCTGGACCCGTTCTAACGCAGAAGTGTGTCTGCTTGCTACTCGCGGACATCCCAAAAGGCAAAGCACAAGGATCCATCAATTTGTTATTTCTCATATTGAAGAACACAGCAAAAAACCAGCCGTTGTGCGAGACAAGATCGTACAGCTTGTAGGCGATCAGCCAAGGGTTGAACTTTTTGCCCGGCAAAAAACGCCGGGATGGGATGTATGGGGCAATGAAGTGGAAAGCGACATTGCCCTTCCCTCCCATATGGAAGGAGGTCGATGA